Proteins encoded by one window of Bacteroidales bacterium:
- the rfaD gene encoding ADP-glyceromanno-heptose 6-epimerase: MIVITGAAGFIGSCLLNKLNNKGHSNIVIVDDFLNPVKNKNILNKAYIGQVHRNDFFSWLDGNYKNVSFVYHIGARTDTTEFDHHIFDELNLNYSKKMWLACTKYRLPLIYASSAATYGAGENGYKDDHDIIFKLKPLNPYGESKNDFDKWVLSQTDTPPYWSGLKFFNVFGPNEYHKSRMASVIFHSYNQIKSTGKVKLFRSHKPEFRDGEQLRDFIYVKDIVNILWIGMYYKQNSGIYNLGTGKARSFLDLARAVFKALHIPEDIEFIDIPEDIRDKYQYYTQADMSKMRSLGFDIPFYSLEDAVTDYVQGYLMHGLYY; this comes from the coding sequence ATGATTGTAATTACAGGCGCAGCGGGCTTTATAGGCAGTTGTTTATTAAACAAATTGAACAACAAAGGGCACAGCAATATTGTTATTGTTGATGATTTTTTGAATCCTGTTAAAAATAAAAATATTCTGAATAAAGCTTATATCGGGCAAGTTCATCGTAATGATTTTTTTTCATGGCTTGACGGGAATTATAAAAATGTTTCTTTTGTTTATCATATTGGTGCTCGTACCGATACTACTGAATTCGATCATCATATATTTGATGAACTGAATTTGAATTACAGTAAAAAAATGTGGCTGGCTTGTACAAAGTACCGGCTACCTCTTATTTATGCATCATCAGCTGCTACGTATGGCGCCGGCGAAAATGGTTACAAAGATGACCATGATATTATTTTCAAATTAAAACCATTGAATCCTTACGGAGAATCGAAAAATGATTTTGATAAATGGGTATTAAGTCAAACGGATACTCCGCCATATTGGTCAGGATTGAAATTCTTCAATGTTTTCGGTCCGAATGAATATCATAAAAGCCGCATGGCTTCTGTAATTTTTCATTCCTACAATCAAATTAAATCAACCGGTAAAGTAAAACTGTTCCGTTCGCATAAGCCTGAATTCAGGGACGGAGAACAACTACGCGATTTTATTTATGTAAAAGATATAGTTAATATTCTCTGGATAGGAATGTATTATAAACAAAACAGCGGCATTTATAATTTGGGAACAGGAAAAGCAAGAAGTTTTCTTGATCTTGCACGTGCAGTTTTTAAAGCATTGCATATTCCTGAAGATATTGAATTTATTGATATTCCTGAAGATATTCGCGATAAATATCAATATTACACACAAGCTGATATGTCGAAAATGAGATCGCTTGGATTTGATATTCCTTTCTATTCACTCGAAGATGCAGTTACCGATTATGTGCAGGGTTACCTGATGCATGGATTATATTATTAA
- a CDS encoding MerR family transcriptional regulator, with product MPYKEKEIEKVYYSIGEVAKIFNVNTSLIRFWEKEFDIIRPFKNKKGDRLFTQTDIENFREIFRLVKEQGFTLQGAKEKLKQNKGDITGNTDIVKTLENIKDFLLEIKNEL from the coding sequence ATGCCATACAAAGAAAAAGAAATAGAAAAAGTTTATTATTCGATTGGCGAAGTAGCAAAAATTTTCAATGTAAATACATCGCTGATTCGCTTCTGGGAAAAGGAATTCGACATTATCCGACCTTTCAAGAATAAAAAAGGCGACCGTTTATTTACACAAACCGATATTGAAAATTTCCGCGAAATTTTTCGTCTTGTAAAAGAACAAGGTTTTACTCTACAAGGAGCAAAAGAAAAACTAAAACAAAATAAAGGCGATATCACAGGCAATACCGATATTGTTAAAACCCTTGAAAACATTAAAGATTTCCTTCTTGAAATAAAAAATGAATTATAA